Below is a window of Cardiocondyla obscurior isolate alpha-2009 linkage group LG13, Cobs3.1, whole genome shotgun sequence DNA.
ACAGAATTAAAATCATTCTcacttaaattttttgtaaatgattgttttgtatatttgcaaggaaaatatttttcttttttaatataacgttGTGCTTGTTCTTATTATTAACGTATGTATAGGTATACGTAAGGTTTAGTTCTgtaatttcttataaatagATAGTACAATCTCGACGTTAATTTTACATGAGACCGCTTCAGAGGCACAGTGTCACATAGGCGATCGACTGTTTGGCCGTCGAAATTTGGTCGATGGTGGAGAGACCGACAATGAGactctttctttaaaattgGATCAAAAAAGACTAAGAATAGCGAGATCTTTATTTAAGGTTTAATTTCAGGATCTCTCTTAActtcttaattaaatctcattggttctttttttgctAATTGATCTAACCACTGGactaatttcaataaaattgtacgttaataataaaataatacttattttgttaaaagtaGTTTTtcatctattaattttattttcaatagttttttttttttttgttaatcttTGATCTGCCTCTGAgcttcaataattaaatatcgtacAATATCCATTTATAGAGTATCTGgaaaattatctcaattacttttgacatttaaaataaagcaatatagtatataaaacataataaattataatatgtacataattatttcttattaaataataatgttgatTGTCcttatttgaatttatatacacatatacaacACATGTAtgtttgtacatatatatacatatttatatacaattatttatcacATATAAATACTATAGTCCGGCGTTCTTACATTttccgtttattttattttattttttttttatatgcgaCTAATGAACATAATACAAATCGcacaaaatatttcttatagctgtttatattatacaaaaataatttaaataatattattaactctgatgttaataaattatacatataagatgACTAtgactgtaataaaaaagtagtacatatttaaataatatgtgaTATAAAAACAAGTGTAAAACTGCCTTTTTAACAGACAGAAGCAACAACACGAATATATTTGAatctttaaaagaaacttaatttaataaaaaaaattaatgagtaaATTTACTATTGTTtatctataaatataaaagtagatatatatatagaaaaacaTTCATAGAATTCTAAAACATGCCATGTTGTCGGTCACACAAGAGTCTCCGTTATACAAGGTGCATGGATTTCAGCAACAACTAGAAAGTTTATATCCATGCAATACGATGATGATCTTCGTTGAAGATGATCCTCGTTATTCGAGGAACATTCTTTGGATCAGAAACGGGACATTTCACGTTCTTTTATAGTGTCACtaataatttgatttctaTCGACAACGTTATCATCGAGATcttgctttttattattaatatctggTTTATTACTACCAACGTCCATATTATTATCGTCAACGTTTTGATTGTTACCATCGCCCTGATTATTGTTGCTGACGTCGCGATTATTATGATCAACATTCTGattgttataattttgattgttATTGTCTATATTCTGATTATTGTAGCCAATGTTTAAAGTAATATCATCGACTAGATCCGCTCGCTCTGTATTCTCCGTGCCATCATTGCCGCCGTTAACATCATTCCTTGTTCTTCGTTCACCGAACTGTCGCTGGTAGTATTCCTCGCGCATCAGCTCATTGATATTGCGCCAACGTAAgcacattattaaaataaaaggctttCGGATTTCTTTGTTGAATATAGCATAGATGATTGGGTTTAATGCGCTGTTGCAATAACCAAGCCAAAGGAACAGAGATGATATTGAATTCGGAATATCATCAGGTTTGTAAAATGGTCTTATCAATGCTAACATAAAGAATGGCAACCAGCAAACAATAAAGGCACCAACGATAATGCCCAAGGTGGTGCTGGCCTTTCGTTCGCTCTTCCTTCTTCTTAACTGGCGTACATTACAAATGCAAACTGCATGATTGTTACTCGTCTTTAGCATCCCCATCGATTTTTGCAACATGTACCGCATAGAGTTCTCTCGCCTTTCGTCGGTGGAAAGACGCTTTGGTCTATCTTCGTTctgtaataaaacaatttaccgaacaaaaaatttacttacttttatataaaacaaaagaaaaaaaaaaataaagaaatagaagtattaaaaaaaaatatttaaaaaattgcattatttcaatcataatctgtttttatttaaaacatgaCCCTTCGCCTCGCCCGCACGTTGTCGCTCGCCTCACCGTCGATCGATTGCCCAATCCGTGGGTCGAGTGGGTCGTGCTATACTTTTAACATGTCGATCGCTTTTATTCCCTCTgttatgcaaatttataagaatttaaatttcgactattaatgcaaataatgtAAAACCCTTATGGGACCTTTATACTCATATCTTTAAGTTCTACCTACCACCGAAATATCGGCTATTTGATCTGAGATACCcggtatacagggtgtcccaagcACGGTAATAGATTGAAACGTCTAAGGGAACGACCACCAAGATAACTGCGAGATGGGCGCGGCAGATGACGGCGGTACTCTTTAGAGGAAATAGGCGGAGTTAGCGCACGACGTTAGGCAAGCGGCGCGTGCAGTCATCTTTTGCAGTTTGCCGCTCGCCTATTGTCGCACGCTTATTCCGCTTATCTCCTTTAAAGAGTGCTCACCGTCGCCTGCCGCGCCCAATCCCCACAGCTTTCTCGATCCTCGTTCGCCCAGAcggttaaatttattactctaCAATGATtacaaattttgcaaaatgtacATCTCACATGGCATGTAACATTACAGAATTATtctaacgtttaaaaataatttagaaatgtaTCTGTATCACGTTTtcataatattgtaaatataaatacatattaaattgatttagcGGACATACAATGGATATTTAAAGGACGTTTATGGAATGTTTGTAGGATattccaatttttattataacatttgacatttttaaattaaataaaatgtctaatataaatagaaataatcatataagtaaataaataattttaataatataacaaaacgttaaaaaaattccctACGTCCCCTACAATGTACTGACAATGTTAATGTCTCGAAAATGTTTTGTGCTGTCTAGGTAATAGGCGCTTTGTGATACATAACTAATGAAACGTTACATTGTGACATAAAAATGTCTACAGTCAAAGAggacttttaataaaataaaatttaaaaaaaatggcacaaaactttaaaataatttaaaaaaccaaAACTTTGTTTATGATACAGAAATAACACATAACTTACTGTAGGTGCGACAATATTTCTTATGTGTGTATCTGGTAGACTTGGACTTATACGCTCGTTATGAGAATGTTCTGGACAAATGGTTGAACGCATAATTCTGTGACGTTCACATGATGGATTGACGTCGAGTTCCAATTCCATGTCGAATCGGCCTACTTGATAATTCATGGCAGATTTGTCGCGTGCAGCATTGAATAGTTTGTAATTTATCTGTAACATAATAAGTAATACATGCACGCATTCACGAtacatttaatacaaattacaataaagagaaattaattactttaagaAGATCCTATACCCTGTATTGCtacaaatttgttttatttgttacaaagAGTAACAAATCCTTTTACATGATTAAAGTACTTACAATAATGAAGCTGGAAAATtaggtatattaaaaaaaaaaaaaagaattgaatgTCAGAACAGCTCGCTTGTCTCCTCTGATCGGAGActtatgatattttaaataagatcGGTTTTTAAAAATGGATTTACTAAATTACATTAAACTATTTTGCTTTAAGTgtactttatacatatactaaCCGGAATTATGACAAGTAGTGGGATATAGAAACTTCCGACAATCGCATAAacttgataaataaaatgctgATAAAGTGCACACAGCGTGGGCCCATTTTGTACTTCTTCATATTCATTTCCCATCATTAAAAGAGGCGGTAGACTAATGCACATAGCTAGAGTCCATATGATGACGATATACAATGACATCCGTAGCTTTGTTCTCTTCGTCTCATATTTTAGCGGTTTCATGATCAGCCAGAATCTTcaacaaaagaaagaaactttaGTATGGTGAAAATATCAATATATCGactaacttttaatatttcttttaaaa
It encodes the following:
- the 5-ht7 gene encoding 5-hydroxytryptamine receptor 7; amino-acid sequence: MTSQSTIISVEEEDLIKTVTSFIYLNTTSMVNNVQPAATFFSFLINFPGDYSPYSAIEAFFLTMLLLCITFLTIAGNATIFFIIIYFKRFRRSNYLVISLAVSDLLVGLVVMPPAIVYQVSGDWYFGSTSCHIWLSADVLNCTASIFNLCMVSIDRFWLIMKPLKYETKRTKLRMSLYIVIIWTLAMCISLPPLLMMGNEYEEVQNGPTLCALYQHFIYQVYAIVGSFYIPLLVIIPINYKLFNAARDKSAMNYQVGRFDMELELDVNPSCERHRIMRSTICPEHSHNERISPSLPDTHIRNIVAPTNEDRPKRLSTDERRENSMRYMLQKSMGMLKTSNNHAVCICNVRQLRRRKSERKASTTLGIIVGAFIVCWLPFFMLALIRPFYKPDDIPNSISSLFLWLGYCNSALNPIIYAIFNKEIRKPFILIMCLRWRNINELMREEYYQRQFGERRTRNDVNGGNDGTENTERADLVDDITLNIGYNNQNIDNNNQNYNNQNVDHNNRDVSNNNQGDGNNQNVDDNNMDVGSNKPDINNKKQDLDDNVVDRNQIISDTIKEREMSRF